The Mucilaginibacter terrae region TATTGGTAATTTTAAGCATGTGTACCAGTATAATACTCACTTTATGCAGGTAAAGCCTTTGCAGCAAATTAGGTATACAGCTAAGTGTTTTTACATTAAAATCGGTAGGTATCAACAGCGTTATCATATGCACTAACCGGTATAACTGTGTACTTTATTTGTTATACAATGTTAAGCCCTACTCATTAGCAACATTTAAGAGAGTTGTTAAAATTTAATTAGAGTTTACAATTGGTAATAATACCTGTATTTCTGTACCGCTATCTTCTTTTGACCTGATATCGATAGTGCCTTTGTGTAACCGTATAATGTTGAGTGTTAAAGGCAAACCTACGCCATGACCGGCATAAGCCAAGGTATTGGACGCTCTGTAGAACGGCTCAAAGATGTGTTCCAGATCTTCGTGAGGTATGCCTATGCCAACATCGGTTACGGTTATGCTAATTTGCTTGTTTTGTACGGTAAGTTTAACTTTAACCAGTTGATTTTGTGAGTATTTGCAGGCATTGCTGATGATGTTGCTAATTGCAAGCCGGAGTAAATTGCTATTGCCTGATGTTTGCAGCAATTCTTCATTTTCGGGCAATTGCGAAAAATCAACTTCTATGTTACTGTCGGGCTGAATTTTCTTGAGCGACTCAATGGCCATCCATATTAATTCATCAATACGTATAATTTGCCAGCGTTGCTTTTTACCATCAAAGCCCGACTGGGCCAGCAACAAAAGGTTATTAAGTATTTGAATAAGTTTATCCGTTTCGGAGCTTATGGTATTGAGCACAGAGCGCTGTTCGGCTGTTAAATCGGTTTTGGTAAGCGCTATTTCAACCTCACTGTTAACCACCGTTAGTGGGGTACGCAACTCGTGCGATGCATTGCTTACAAAGTTGTTCTGGGTATCGAATGCCGTTTCGAGCCGGTTGAGCATGTTGTTAAACGTGAGCGATAGTTCAGATATTTCGTCTTTACCAGTAGGTTCATCAAGCCTGAGGTGCAGGTTATCAGAGGTTATCATTTTAACCCGGTCGGTTAACTTACGTATGGGCGTAAACGTGTAAAACGAAAAAGCCTTTCCAACAAAAAAGGCTATTACCAACGAGCCAATAAAACCTACCAGTAAAATCTTTTGCAGCTCTTTCAACTCGCGCATACCGTATGGGTTACGGGCCGATACAATAACAATATATTTATCGGGCAAAAGCGCTACTACCTTGCCCGATAAAAACTTGTTTTTTTGCTTATAGCGCGATTTTCCTGTGCTTATGATCTCATCAATAAATTCAGAAGGAAAGCCATCTCTCTTGAAACTTCCGGATGCATCGGCTTTTAATATGTACTCGGTTTCATGGTCGAGCTTTTCGAGGTACTTTTTGCGCACCTCTTCATAAGCCCGGCTACGCTCGCCGGGAAATAGGCGGGTTTCGGCCGTGAGGTTTACGCGGGCTTCAAGCCGTTTAAAAAAGTCGTCGTAATTAAATTGATAATCAAAATATAAAATAAAGGCATTAAGCAGTAATAATATCCCGGTGGATAGGATAAGAAACAGCAGCGTTATTTTACTTTGAATTTTCATGCACTTCGTTTTCCTTCATCATGTAGCCCATACCAAATACGGTATTAATAAGCTTGTGAGGACTGTTTTTTTCGAGTTTTTTACGAAGGTAATTTACATAAACATCAACCACGTTGGTACCCAGGTTAAAATCAATATCCCATACGTTTTCGAGTATTTGTATGCGCGAAAGTACCTTTTTCTGATTTTTTATGAAGTACTCGAGCAAACGATACTCGGTAGGGGTTAAATTTAATGGTAAATTGCTCTGGTAAACTGTTTTCGCCTCAACATCAACCTCCAGGTCAGCTATTTTGTAAACGGTATTTTCGGGCTCTGCATCATTACTGCGGCGGCGCATTAAGGTACGTAAACGTGCGGCCAGTTCGGCAATTTTAAAAGGCTTAACCATGTAGTCGTCGGCACCGCTGTCAAGCCCGGTCACAATATTCTCGGTCGAGTCGAGCGCGGTAAGCATGAGTATGGGCACATGGGCATCCTTGTCGCGTATGCGGCGGCAAATTTGTATACCGTCCATACCGGGCAGCATTACATCCAGCATGATAATATCAAAGGGATGGCTTAGAGCCATTTGCAATCCGGTTAATCCGTTGCCGGCTACACTAACTTCAAAATTATAATCGGCCAAACCGCGTTTAATTACCGATACTACGTTAGGTTCGTCTTCTACTAATAATAAAGCCATGAGGTGGTTTTTTAGGTGAAACGCAATGCGTAATAACTAATAAACTATTTACGCTTGCCAAAAGTGTAACATAGCAAACTTATTACGTTAACATTAAAAACTAATAAGAAAGCGGATTTGAATAAGGGTGTCAAATCCGCTTATCTGCCTCTAAAAGTTAAACGATCTTTTAATTGCAATTAACATTAATAATCATAGTGTTGCTTTTGTACGTATATACATGGTTTTAAACAATTGCGAACTCGCATTTAAGCGTTGCAACGTTTAATGTTTTTGCTTGTCTTATTTATACGTATCATTTTTGTTGCGAAACTTTTAAAGCCTTATATCAAATTTTTGTAATTTTGCAATTAGGATATGCTTAAAAATTGGTTACATATCATTCTGTCGCTTTGGCTTATCAATGCAGTTACGTTTCTGCAGTCGGGTAATCCTGCCGATAGTTTTAATTTAACCAATGCTGTTCCTGATTATGAAGAAAGCCCAAAGATCAACAGTTGGGCTGATTGTATACTCCATACCCTGGCCGACGATGACGATGCCACAGCCGAAAAAGCGCAGAAAATAAAATTCCAGCGTCGTTATGTGCGCAGCCGAACGGCTAACGACCGCGTTTTTATCCAGGCTCCAAGCCTGTCGGTATTTTTCCGGACTTTTAAATCGCCCCTCGTACATACGGTAAATAAATTTTTTATTGGAGTAGCCAAACTACCGGCATACTACAATTTTCTCTTCCGGCTCAGTCCATTCTAAATCCTGTATTCTTTTTAAAATCTTATTGGCATAGCCCCGGGGCTTATGCCTGCTGTACAGTTCAGTTTCCTGTTTGTACTGCTTATGTTTAATCTTAAAAGAATACACTCATGTTCAAAAACAAGAGCATTTATGGTTGGCTGGTAGCTGTTGCTGCCTTTTCATTTGCCAGCTGCTCATCAAGCAAAACCGAAAACACGGGCCAGGACACACTGGAATTGCCGGTGCTAACTATTATTGCCAAAGATACTACCCTGCAAACGGCCTATGTGGCCGATATACAAGCCATTAAAAATGTAGAGCTACGCTCGCGCCAGCGCGGCTTTCTCGAAAAAATATATGTGGATGAAGGTATGCCTGTGCGCAAAGGCCAGGTACTTTTTAAACTTAACGACGAAGAATTCAGGGTAACCTTGGCACGCGCCAAAGCCATGCTGAGCAATGCCGAAGCCGATGCCGTTGCCTCTCGTCTGGAGGTTGAGCGGGTAAAAATGCTGGTTAACAAAAAGGTACTGGCCGCATCAGAGCTTGAAGTTGCGCAATCGAAGTTAAAAGCTGATGAAGCCCTTATTGATGAAGCCCGCACCAATGTACAAAGTGCTCAAAACCATATTGCTTATACTACCATCAGGGCTCCGTTTGATGGCATGATAGACCGCATTCCGCTAAAAGGCGGCAGTTTGATAGACGAGGGGGCATTGCTAACCAGTATATCCGACCTAAGCTCTATTTACGCCTACTTCAGTTTCCCCGAAAACGAATACCTTAAATACCAGCGTTCAAAAAACAATGGCGAAAAGGATAATAACGAGGTAAAGCTGGTGCTATCTGATGGTAGCAGCTACAGCCACAGCGGTACCATTGAAACCATTGAGGGCGAAATTGAGCAAACTACGGGTTCTATAGCCTTAAGGGCAAAGTTCCCTAACCCGCACAAACTGTTGCGCCATGGTGCCAGCGGTAAAATTTATATCACCACCGAGATGGACGATGCGGTTATGATTCCGCAAAAATCAGTCTTCGAGGTGCAGGATAAAAGCTATGTATATGTGGTAAGTAACGACAATAAACTGCACATGACCAGCTTTACGCCGCTTACCCGTTTTTCGCAATACTATTTGGTGAAAGACGGCTTAAAACCCGGCGATAAAATATTGTACGAGGGTGCGCAAAACGCCCGCGACGGTATGGTTATTAAGCCCAATATGCTAAAGCAAGCGCCTTTACTGGCCGCAAAATAGCCTCGATTTCTATTTTTCCTGTTTGCCCTACGTGCATGTATCATACATGCAAGGGCTATTTTTTGATATAATCTCAGAAAACGCATGTTCGAAACTTTTATAAAGCGGCCTATCCTGTCGCTTGTAATATCCCTCATTATAACCCTGTTGGGTGTGCTGGCCTTGCTTACGCTGCCGGTAACCCAGTTCCCTGATATTGTGCCGCCATCGGTTACGGTTACGGCCAACTATGTTGGTGCCAACGCAGAAGTATGCGCCAAAGCCGTAGCTACACCGCTTGAGCGCGCTATTAACGGCGTGCCGGGCATGACCTATATGTCGTCGGTTTGTAGTAACGATGGTTTAACTGTTATACAGATATACTTTAACGTGGGGACCGACCCCGACCAGGCTGCTGTTAACGTACAAAACCGGGTAGCCACCATTATTGATGAAATGCCCGAAGAGGTAATTAAAGCCGGTGTTACCACCGAAAAGGAGGTAAACAGTATGCTCATGTACCTCAACATTATGAGTGACGATAAGGCGATGGACGAAAAATTCATCTACAACTTTACCGACATTAACGTACTGCAGGAACTTAAACGTATTGATGGTGTAGGCCGTGCCGAAATTATGGGTGCCAAAGAGTACTCTATGCGGGTATGGCTAAACCCCGAGCGCATGATGGCCTACAAGGTATCAACCGATGATGTGATCGAAGCCATTCGTGCACAAAACGTGGAGGCTGCCCCAGGCAAAACCGGCCAAAGCTCTGATAAATCGCCGCAATCGCTGCAATATGTATTGCGCTACCCCGGTAAATTCTTTGAGCCCAAACAGTACGAAAACATCGTGATTCGTGCCGATGAGTCGGGCACTGTTCTATCATTAAAAGATGTAGCAAATATTGAATTTGGGTCGCTCACCTACAGCATGGTGTCAAACACCGATGGTCGCCCTTCGGCATCTATCATGATCAAGCAGCGCCCCGGCTCTAACGCACGCGATGTTATCCAGAATATTAAAAACCGCATGGCCGAGCTAAAGGAAAGCTCCTTCCCTACCGGTATGACCTATAACGTAAATTACGATGTTTCGCGTTTCCTCGATGCTTCCATTGACGAGGTGTTGCATACGTTAATTGAGGCATTTATCCTCGTGTTTATCGTGGTTTACATCTTTTTGCAGGATTTCCGTTCAACGCTAATACCTGCACTCGCGGTGCCCGTGGCCCTCATTGGTACACTGGCCTTTATGCAGATGCTGGGCTTCTCTATCAACCTGCTTACGCTCTTTGCGCTGGTGCTTTCCATTGGTATTGTGGTAGATAACGCCATTGTGGTGGTGGAGGCCGTGCACGTAAAAATGCACGAAGAACACATGAACGCCATGGATGCCACCGTAAGTGCCATGAAAGAAATTAGCGGAGCCATTGTGGCAATTACGCTGGTAATGTCGGCGGTGTTTGTGCCGGTGGCCTTTATGAGCGGCCCGGTGGGGGTATTTTACAGGCAGTTCTCGTTAACCAT contains the following coding sequences:
- a CDS encoding HAMP domain-containing sensor histidine kinase, which encodes MKIQSKITLLFLILSTGILLLLNAFILYFDYQFNYDDFFKRLEARVNLTAETRLFPGERSRAYEEVRKKYLEKLDHETEYILKADASGSFKRDGFPSEFIDEIISTGKSRYKQKNKFLSGKVVALLPDKYIVIVSARNPYGMRELKELQKILLVGFIGSLVIAFFVGKAFSFYTFTPIRKLTDRVKMITSDNLHLRLDEPTGKDEISELSLTFNNMLNRLETAFDTQNNFVSNASHELRTPLTVVNSEVEIALTKTDLTAEQRSVLNTISSETDKLIQILNNLLLLAQSGFDGKKQRWQIIRIDELIWMAIESLKKIQPDSNIEVDFSQLPENEELLQTSGNSNLLRLAISNIISNACKYSQNQLVKVKLTVQNKQISITVTDVGIGIPHEDLEHIFEPFYRASNTLAYAGHGVGLPLTLNIIRLHKGTIDIRSKEDSGTEIQVLLPIVNSN
- a CDS encoding response regulator transcription factor; its protein translation is MALLLVEDEPNVVSVIKRGLADYNFEVSVAGNGLTGLQMALSHPFDIIMLDVMLPGMDGIQICRRIRDKDAHVPILMLTALDSTENIVTGLDSGADDYMVKPFKIAELAARLRTLMRRRSNDAEPENTVYKIADLEVDVEAKTVYQSNLPLNLTPTEYRLLEYFIKNQKKVLSRIQILENVWDIDFNLGTNVVDVYVNYLRKKLEKNSPHKLINTVFGMGYMMKENEVHENSK
- a CDS encoding efflux RND transporter periplasmic adaptor subunit is translated as MFKNKSIYGWLVAVAAFSFASCSSSKTENTGQDTLELPVLTIIAKDTTLQTAYVADIQAIKNVELRSRQRGFLEKIYVDEGMPVRKGQVLFKLNDEEFRVTLARAKAMLSNAEADAVASRLEVERVKMLVNKKVLAASELEVAQSKLKADEALIDEARTNVQSAQNHIAYTTIRAPFDGMIDRIPLKGGSLIDEGALLTSISDLSSIYAYFSFPENEYLKYQRSKNNGEKDNNEVKLVLSDGSSYSHSGTIETIEGEIEQTTGSIALRAKFPNPHKLLRHGASGKIYITTEMDDAVMIPQKSVFEVQDKSYVYVVSNDNKLHMTSFTPLTRFSQYYLVKDGLKPGDKILYEGAQNARDGMVIKPNMLKQAPLLAAK